A stretch of Amycolatopsis balhimycina FH 1894 DNA encodes these proteins:
- a CDS encoding sensor histidine kinase, with protein MRTAIRRSTGATAVLASGLQTALPALAGVFVAPLLVVLLPFVPAAAKPVRALAGLERERAGRHLGYRLPEATHVEDGSRWRAVRDPATWRDLLWMVVHGFAGTFFGVTGTALWLAIVTSALTPAYWRLFPPGSFTGMLIRIETWPEALTLPLLQAATYAAAVIWLVPLVARGQLRLARSLLGPSDAEVLAQQVETLTRTRAEALESHGAELRRIERDLHDGIQAQLVAVAVRIGLAERTLGTDPESPATALLKDARTGIEDSLGTLREIIRGIYPPILADRGLSGAVHALAGGQRIPVTVRVPDDLPRPPAAIEAAAYFVVAESLTNVTKHSTAAHAEVILDGDGQSLRVTVRDDGQGGADAEGGSGLSGIRRRVAALDGTARIDSPVNVGTTIEVLLPCA; from the coding sequence ATGAGGACAGCGATCAGACGCAGCACCGGCGCGACCGCGGTGCTGGCATCCGGGCTGCAGACCGCGCTGCCCGCCCTGGCCGGCGTGTTCGTCGCGCCACTGCTGGTGGTGCTGCTGCCCTTCGTGCCGGCGGCGGCCAAGCCGGTGCGGGCGCTGGCCGGGCTCGAACGGGAGCGGGCCGGGCGGCACCTCGGGTACCGCCTGCCGGAGGCCACCCACGTCGAGGACGGCAGCCGGTGGCGCGCGGTCCGGGACCCGGCCACCTGGCGCGACCTGCTCTGGATGGTCGTGCACGGATTCGCGGGCACCTTCTTCGGCGTGACCGGCACCGCGTTGTGGCTCGCGATCGTGACGAGCGCGCTGACACCCGCGTATTGGCGGCTGTTCCCGCCGGGCAGCTTCACCGGGATGCTCATCCGGATCGAGACCTGGCCGGAGGCGCTCACGCTGCCGCTGCTGCAGGCGGCGACGTACGCCGCCGCGGTGATCTGGCTGGTGCCGCTGGTCGCCCGCGGCCAGCTCCGGCTCGCGCGTTCGCTGCTCGGGCCGAGCGACGCCGAGGTGCTGGCCCAGCAGGTCGAGACCCTCACCCGGACCAGGGCCGAGGCGCTGGAGTCGCACGGCGCCGAACTGCGTCGCATCGAGCGCGACCTGCACGACGGGATCCAGGCCCAGCTGGTCGCCGTCGCGGTGCGGATCGGCCTCGCCGAACGCACCCTGGGGACCGACCCGGAGAGCCCGGCGACGGCGTTGCTCAAGGACGCCAGGACGGGGATCGAGGACTCCCTGGGCACCCTCCGCGAAATCATCCGCGGCATCTACCCGCCGATCCTCGCCGACCGGGGACTGAGCGGTGCCGTCCACGCACTGGCCGGCGGGCAGCGCATCCCGGTCACCGTCCGCGTGCCCGACGACCTGCCCCGGCCACCGGCGGCGATCGAGGCGGCGGCATACTTCGTCGTCGCCGAGTCGCTGACCAACGTCACCAAGCACAGCACGGCCGCACACGCCGAAGTGATCCTCGACGGCGACGGGCAGAGCCTGCGCGTCACGGTCCGCGACGACGGCCAGGGCGGCGCCGATGCCGAAGGCGGCAGCGGGTTGTCCGGCATCCGGCGCCGGGTCGCGGCGCTGGACGGAACCGCCCGGATCGACAGTCCGGTGAACGTGGGAACGACGATCGAGGTACTGCTGCCATGCGCATAG
- a CDS encoding response regulator transcription factor, which yields MRIVLAEDNALLREGISLLVKSAGHEIVGIAASGPEILPTLLKHRPDIAVLDVRMPPTFRDEGLRAAIAAREHLPGLPVLVLSQYVEQAYAKELLATGAAGTGYLLKDRVGRVEEFLDALERVATGGTALDPEVVAQLMNKRDPLDSLTAREQEVLHLMAQGHDNLSIARDLVVTERAVTKHIGNIFRKLGLPTSDSGHRRVLAVLAYVNA from the coding sequence ATGCGCATAGTGCTCGCCGAGGACAACGCACTCCTGCGGGAGGGGATCTCGCTGCTGGTCAAGAGCGCGGGGCACGAGATCGTGGGGATCGCGGCCAGCGGCCCGGAGATCCTTCCGACGCTGCTGAAGCACCGGCCGGACATCGCGGTCCTCGACGTCCGGATGCCCCCGACCTTCCGCGACGAAGGCCTGCGCGCGGCGATCGCGGCCCGCGAGCACCTTCCCGGGCTGCCGGTGCTGGTGCTGTCCCAGTACGTGGAGCAGGCCTACGCGAAGGAACTGCTGGCGACCGGCGCGGCCGGGACGGGCTACCTGCTCAAGGACCGGGTCGGCCGGGTCGAGGAGTTCCTGGACGCACTCGAGCGCGTCGCGACCGGGGGCACCGCGCTCGATCCCGAGGTGGTGGCCCAGCTGATGAACAAGCGTGACCCGCTGGACAGCCTCACCGCCCGGGAGCAGGAGGTGCTGCACCTCATGGCGCAGGGCCACGACAACCTTTCGATCGCCAGGGACCTGGTCGTCACCGAACGCGCGGTGACCAAGCACATCGGCAACATCTTCCGCAAGCTGGGCCTGCCCACCAGCGACAGCGGCCACCGGCGGGTGCTGGCCGTGCTCGCCTACGTCAACGCCTGA